From one Anaerolineae bacterium genomic stretch:
- the nuoH gene encoding NADH-quinone oxidoreductase subunit NuoH — translation MDWIDALLIPAIKSLVVIVALLLAFAYMTYVERKLVGRFVRRYGPNRAGPFGLLQPIADAFKAIFKEEVIPSEVDKWLYVICPGIAVAGSLIAFGVIPVGDSFMAWERKITMVIGDVNVGVLYVVAVAGLGLYGIFLGGWSSNNNFSLLGALRSTAQVITYELPMGLALASIAAITGSLRFADIIAAQQTLPLIVLQPVGFLIYFISGMAEINRSPFDMPETENELVSGYSTEYGGIKFAIYFMAEYINMIVMSILVATLFLGGWQGPFAHLSPLLQLVWLGVKAAVVLFVFIWVRASIPRVRYDKWMKFGWKFLLPLGLANLVVTAVVVALVA, via the coding sequence ATGGATTGGATTGATGCCCTGCTGATTCCTGCCATCAAAAGCCTGGTGGTGATTGTCGCCCTGCTCCTGGCGTTCGCCTACATGACGTATGTGGAGCGCAAGCTGGTGGGACGGTTCGTGCGGCGCTACGGTCCCAACCGCGCCGGCCCCTTTGGCTTGCTCCAGCCCATCGCCGACGCCTTCAAGGCCATCTTCAAGGAGGAGGTCATCCCCTCCGAAGTGGACAAGTGGCTGTACGTCATTTGTCCAGGCATCGCGGTGGCCGGCTCCCTCATCGCCTTCGGCGTGATACCGGTGGGCGACAGCTTCATGGCCTGGGAGCGCAAGATCACCATGGTGATCGGCGATGTGAACGTCGGGGTGCTGTATGTGGTGGCCGTGGCCGGCCTGGGTCTGTACGGCATTTTCCTGGGCGGCTGGTCCTCCAACAACAACTTCTCCCTGCTGGGCGCCCTGCGCAGTACCGCCCAGGTCATCACCTATGAGCTTCCCATGGGGCTGGCGCTGGCCAGCATCGCCGCCATCACCGGCTCCCTGCGCTTCGCCGACATCATCGCCGCTCAGCAGACCCTGCCGCTCATTGTCCTCCAGCCGGTGGGCTTCCTGATCTACTTCATCAGCGGCATGGCGGAGATCAACCGCTCTCCCTTCGATATGCCCGAGACGGAGAACGAGCTGGTCTCCGGGTACTCGACCGAATACGGCGGCATTAAATTCGCCATTTACTTCATGGCGGAATACATTAATATGATTGTGATGAGCATCCTGGTGGCCACGCTGTTCCTGGGCGGGTGGCAGGGGCCGTTCGCCCATCTCAGCCCGCTCCTGCAACTGGTGTGGCTGGGCGTGAAGGCCGCCGTGGTGCTCTTTGTGTTCATCTGGGTGCGCGCCAGTATCCCCCGCGTGCGCTACGACAAGTGGATGAAGTTCGGCTGGAAGTTCCTGTTGCCGCTGGGGTTGGCCAACCTGGTGGTGACGGCGGTCGTGGTGGCGCTGGTGGCCTGA
- the nuoI gene encoding NADH-quinone oxidoreductase subunit NuoI, whose amino-acid sequence MSALVNAVKGLIQHLRAMGITLRYLFMKPVTVQYPEQPPEIYPRFRGRHELQRYENGLERCVACGLCAAVCPSGAIYVEAAENDPEHPVSLGERYAKRYEINMTRCIFCGYCEEACPKGAIVMGHEFALADFGRHELVYSKEQLLEPAHPHVIVKQV is encoded by the coding sequence ATGTCAGCACTGGTGAACGCTGTCAAGGGTTTGATCCAACATTTGCGGGCGATGGGCATCACCCTCCGGTATCTGTTCATGAAGCCGGTGACGGTGCAGTATCCCGAACAGCCGCCGGAGATATACCCGCGTTTTCGCGGCCGGCATGAGCTACAGCGCTATGAGAACGGGCTGGAGAGATGCGTGGCTTGCGGCCTATGCGCGGCGGTGTGCCCTTCCGGCGCCATATACGTGGAGGCGGCGGAGAACGATCCGGAGCATCCCGTCTCGCTGGGCGAGCGGTATGCCAAGCGCTATGAGATCAACATGACGCGCTGTATCTTCTGCGGCTACTGCGAGGAGGCCTGTCCGAAGGGCGCCATCGTCATGGGACACGAGTTTGCCCTGGCGGATTTCGGCCGGCATGAACTAGTCTACTCCAAGGAGCAGTTGCTGGAGCCGGCCCACCCGCATGTCATCGTCAAGCAGGTGTGA